One genomic segment of Pseudomonas chlororaphis subsp. aurantiaca includes these proteins:
- the tadA gene encoding tRNA adenosine(34) deaminase TadA, whose product MRQIRPARIIDRSRDQEFMREALALAAQGAALGEVPVGAVLVQDGEIIGRGYNCPISGSDPSAHAEMVAIRAAAQAVDNYRLPGSTLYVTLEPCSMCAGLIVHSRIARVVYGALEPKAGIVQSQGQFFSQGFLNHRVLVEGGVLAEECGAVLSEFFKARRASRN is encoded by the coding sequence ATGCGGCAGATTCGCCCCGCCCGGATCATCGATCGCAGCCGCGACCAGGAGTTCATGCGTGAAGCCCTGGCCCTGGCCGCCCAGGGCGCGGCCCTGGGCGAGGTGCCGGTGGGCGCGGTGCTGGTGCAGGACGGGGAAATCATCGGTCGCGGCTACAACTGCCCGATCAGCGGCAGCGATCCCAGCGCCCACGCGGAAATGGTCGCGATCCGCGCCGCGGCCCAGGCGGTCGACAACTATCGCCTGCCCGGCAGCACCCTCTACGTGACCCTGGAGCCGTGCAGCATGTGCGCCGGGCTGATCGTGCATTCGCGTATCGCCCGGGTGGTGTACGGCGCGCTGGAGCCCAAGGCGGGCATCGTGCAGAGCCAGGGGCAGTTCTTCAGCCAGGGTTTTCTCAACCATCGGGTGCTGGTCGAAGGCGGGGTGCTGGCCGAAGAGTGCGGCGCGGTGTTGAGCGAGTTTTTCAAGGCGCGCCGGGCCAGTCGCAACTGA
- the treC gene encoding alpha,alpha-phosphotrehalase, giving the protein MQNWQRSVIYQIYPKSFYSHSGQATGDLLGVVDKLDYLHWLGVDCLWLTPFLRSPQRDNGYDISDYYAIDPSYGTMADCELLIAEAGKRGIKLMLDIVVNHTSIEHEWFQQARSSLDNPYRDFYIWRDQPNNWESKFGGSAWEYEAQTGQYYLHLFDHTQADLNWDNPQVRAEVFKMMRFWRDKGVGGFRLDVINLISKPADFPEDASDGRRFYTDGPNVHAYLQQMHREVFEGFDLINVGEMSSTSLEHCIRYSQSESKELSMTFNFHHLKVDYPNLQKWIRADFDFLQLKRILSDWQSGMQAGGGWNALFWCNHDQPRVVSRFGDDGEHRVVSAKMLATALHFLQGTPFVYQGEELGMTNPGFTHIDQYRDVETLNIYRLKRETGNSEADNMAAIMQKSRDNGRTPMQWNAGAHAGFSSVEPWIGVPASAVQINVEQQLEDPDSVLHHYRQLIALRRCEPLIQDGEYRQLLAEHPQVWAYLREGQGERLLVVNNFYGNACEVQLPEGVMTERMEQRLVISNYADHGTRSRELFLRPYESFVLHLIDR; this is encoded by the coding sequence ATGCAAAACTGGCAGCGTTCGGTGATCTACCAGATCTACCCGAAGAGTTTCTACAGCCACAGCGGGCAGGCCACCGGCGACCTGCTGGGGGTGGTCGACAAGCTCGACTACCTGCACTGGCTGGGTGTCGATTGCCTGTGGCTCACCCCGTTCCTGCGCTCGCCGCAGCGCGACAACGGCTACGACATCAGCGACTACTACGCCATCGACCCGAGCTACGGGACCATGGCCGATTGCGAGCTGCTGATCGCCGAGGCCGGCAAGCGCGGCATCAAGCTGATGCTGGACATCGTGGTCAACCACACCTCCATCGAACATGAGTGGTTCCAGCAGGCCCGCAGCAGCCTCGACAACCCGTACCGTGACTTCTACATCTGGCGTGACCAGCCGAACAACTGGGAATCCAAGTTCGGCGGTTCCGCCTGGGAGTACGAGGCGCAGACCGGCCAGTACTACCTGCACCTGTTCGACCATACCCAGGCCGACCTCAACTGGGACAACCCCCAGGTGCGCGCCGAAGTGTTCAAGATGATGCGCTTCTGGCGCGACAAGGGCGTTGGCGGCTTCCGCCTGGACGTGATCAACCTGATCTCCAAGCCGGCCGATTTCCCTGAAGACGCCAGCGATGGCCGGCGCTTCTATACCGACGGCCCGAACGTGCACGCGTACCTGCAGCAGATGCATCGCGAGGTCTTCGAGGGCTTTGACCTGATCAACGTCGGCGAGATGTCCTCCACCAGCCTCGAGCACTGCATTCGTTATTCGCAGTCCGAGTCGAAAGAGCTGTCGATGACCTTCAACTTCCACCACCTGAAGGTCGATTACCCGAACCTGCAGAAGTGGATCCGCGCCGATTTCGACTTCCTCCAGCTCAAGCGCATCCTCTCCGACTGGCAGAGCGGCATGCAGGCCGGCGGTGGCTGGAATGCGCTGTTCTGGTGTAACCACGACCAGCCGCGGGTGGTGTCGCGTTTTGGCGATGACGGCGAGCACCGCGTGGTCTCGGCGAAGATGCTCGCCACCGCGCTGCACTTCCTCCAGGGCACGCCGTTCGTGTACCAGGGCGAGGAGCTGGGCATGACCAACCCCGGCTTTACCCACATCGACCAATACCGCGATGTCGAGACCCTGAACATCTACCGCCTCAAGCGCGAAACCGGCAACAGCGAGGCGGACAACATGGCGGCGATCATGCAGAAGTCCCGGGACAACGGGCGCACGCCGATGCAATGGAATGCCGGGGCCCATGCCGGTTTCAGCAGCGTCGAACCCTGGATCGGCGTGCCGGCCAGTGCCGTGCAGATCAACGTCGAGCAGCAGCTCGAAGACCCGGATTCGGTGTTGCACCACTACCGCCAGCTGATTGCCCTGCGCCGTTGCGAGCCGCTGATCCAGGACGGCGAATATCGCCAGTTGCTGGCCGAGCACCCGCAGGTCTGGGCCTATCTGCGCGAGGGCCAGGGCGAACGCCTGCTGGTGGTGAACAATTTCTATGGCAACGCCTGCGAAGTGCAGTTGCCGGAAGGAGTGATGACCGAGCGCATGGAGCAGCGCCTGGTCATCAGTAACTACGCGGACCATGGAACCCGCAGCCGCGAGCTGTTCCTGCGACCCTACGAGTCCTTTGTCCTGCATCTGATCGACCGCTGA
- the ptsP gene encoding phosphoenolpyruvate--protein phosphotransferase, which yields MATTQQLQLLAPLSGLLIPLEQVPDPVFSSRVIGDGLCIDPTSQTLRAPLAGVVSNVQDSGHAVSITDDNGVQVLMHIGLDTVNLAGKGFSRLVQEGQRVEAGQPLIEFDADYIVVHARSLLTLMLVVSGEPFTWLTGGSALVDSGQPLLQLSLGETLPTAESEEEGEALFSKPVTLPNPNGLHARPAAVFAQAAKGFKANICLHKQQASANAKSLVAIMALQTAQGDALQVSAAGADAEAAIKALAELLASGCGEAVTTVSAAEPVAPVATPSGKLLRGVCASTGSAFGQVVQVAEQKLEIIELASDQAAQRERLERALAQATEALQVLRDKAASTAQGEIFKAHQELLEDPSLLEQAHALIADGKSAAFAWNSATEATAELFKGLGNPLLAERALDLMDVGQRVLKLLLGVQDSAWALPEQAILIAEQLTPSQTAGLDTRKVLGFATVGGGATSHVAILARALGLPAVCGLPVQVLALASGTPVLLDADQGELHLDPQLVVIEQLQARRQQQQQRQRQELEKAAQAAVTRDGHHVEVTANVASLAEAEQAMDLGGEGVGLLRSEFLYQDRGVAPSHEEQAATYSAIARVLGPERNLVVRTLDVGGDKPLAYVPMEPEANPFLGMRGIRLCLERPQLLREQFRAILASAGLARLHIMLPMVTQLAELRQARQMLEDEALALGLKELPKLGIMIEVPSAALLADLFAPEVDFFSIGTNDLTQYTLAMDRDHPRLASQADSFHPAVLRLIASTVKAAHAHGKWVGVCGALASETLAVPLLLGLGVDELSVSVPLIPAIKARVREVELSQCQALAGRILGLESAEQVRDALHQHQQSTLAPSLVLEN from the coding sequence ATGGCTACAACCCAACAATTGCAACTGCTCGCGCCGCTGTCGGGGCTGCTGATACCCCTGGAACAAGTGCCGGACCCGGTGTTCTCAAGCCGGGTCATCGGTGACGGCCTGTGCATCGACCCGACCTCGCAGACCTTGCGCGCGCCGCTAGCCGGTGTGGTCAGCAACGTGCAGGACAGTGGCCATGCGGTGAGCATCACTGACGACAACGGCGTGCAGGTGCTGATGCACATTGGCCTGGACACGGTGAATCTGGCGGGCAAGGGCTTTAGCCGCCTGGTGCAGGAGGGCCAGCGGGTCGAGGCCGGGCAGCCGCTGATCGAGTTCGATGCCGACTACATCGTCGTGCATGCCCGCAGCCTGTTGACGCTGATGCTGGTGGTCAGTGGCGAGCCGTTCACTTGGCTGACAGGGGGCAGCGCGCTGGTGGACAGCGGTCAGCCGCTGTTGCAGTTGAGCCTGGGCGAGACGCTGCCAACCGCGGAGTCCGAGGAAGAGGGCGAGGCGCTGTTCTCCAAACCCGTGACGCTGCCCAATCCCAATGGCCTGCATGCGCGCCCGGCGGCGGTATTCGCCCAGGCGGCCAAGGGCTTCAAGGCGAACATCTGCCTGCACAAGCAGCAGGCCAGCGCCAACGCCAAGTCCCTGGTGGCGATCATGGCGTTGCAGACCGCGCAGGGCGATGCCTTGCAGGTCAGCGCGGCGGGCGCGGATGCCGAGGCGGCGATCAAGGCCCTGGCCGAGTTGCTGGCGAGTGGTTGTGGCGAAGCGGTGACGACGGTGAGTGCCGCCGAGCCTGTGGCGCCGGTTGCCACGCCATCGGGCAAGTTGCTGCGCGGCGTCTGCGCCTCGACGGGGTCGGCCTTCGGGCAGGTGGTGCAGGTGGCCGAGCAGAAGCTCGAGATTATCGAACTCGCCAGCGATCAGGCGGCGCAACGCGAGCGGCTGGAACGGGCGCTGGCGCAGGCCACCGAGGCCCTGCAAGTCCTGCGGGATAAAGCCGCCAGCACAGCCCAGGGCGAGATTTTCAAGGCCCATCAGGAACTGCTGGAAGACCCGAGCCTGTTGGAGCAGGCCCATGCCCTGATCGCCGACGGCAAAAGCGCGGCATTCGCCTGGAACAGCGCCACCGAGGCCACCGCCGAGCTGTTCAAGGGCCTGGGCAATCCGTTGCTGGCCGAGCGCGCCCTGGACCTGATGGATGTCGGGCAGCGGGTGCTCAAGTTGCTGCTGGGCGTGCAGGACAGCGCCTGGGCCCTGCCGGAGCAGGCGATCCTGATTGCCGAGCAGCTCACTCCGTCCCAGACCGCCGGCCTGGATACCCGTAAGGTGCTGGGGTTTGCCACGGTCGGCGGCGGCGCTACCAGCCATGTGGCGATTCTGGCCCGGGCCCTGGGCTTGCCGGCGGTCTGCGGCCTGCCGGTACAGGTACTGGCGCTGGCCAGCGGCACGCCGGTGCTGCTGGATGCCGACCAGGGCGAGTTGCACCTGGACCCGCAGCTGGTGGTGATCGAGCAGTTGCAGGCGCGGCGTCAGCAGCAACAGCAGCGCCAGCGCCAGGAGCTGGAGAAGGCCGCCCAGGCCGCGGTGACCCGCGACGGCCATCACGTCGAGGTGACGGCCAACGTCGCCTCGCTGGCCGAGGCCGAGCAGGCCATGGACCTGGGCGGGGAGGGCGTCGGTCTGTTGCGCTCGGAGTTCCTGTACCAGGACCGCGGCGTCGCCCCGAGCCATGAGGAACAGGCCGCGACCTACAGCGCCATCGCCCGGGTCCTGGGGCCGGAGCGCAACCTGGTGGTGCGGACCCTGGATGTCGGTGGCGACAAACCGCTGGCCTATGTGCCGATGGAACCTGAAGCCAACCCCTTCCTCGGCATGCGCGGGATCCGCCTGTGCCTGGAGCGTCCACAGCTGTTGCGCGAACAGTTCCGGGCGATCCTCGCCAGCGCCGGCCTGGCCCGCCTGCACATCATGCTGCCGATGGTCACCCAACTGGCGGAGTTGCGGCAGGCGCGGCAGATGCTGGAGGACGAAGCCCTGGCCCTGGGGCTCAAGGAGTTGCCGAAGCTGGGGATCATGATCGAAGTGCCGTCGGCGGCGCTGCTGGCCGACCTGTTCGCGCCGGAGGTGGACTTCTTCTCCATCGGCACCAACGACCTGACCCAGTACACCCTGGCCATGGACCGCGATCACCCACGCCTGGCCAGCCAGGCCGACAGTTTCCACCCGGCGGTGTTGCGCCTGATCGCCTCCACGGTCAAGGCCGCCCATGCCCACGGCAAGTGGGTTGGAGTCTGCGGGGCGCTGGCTTCGGAAACCCTGGCGGTGCCGCTGCTGCTGGGGCTGGGGGTGGATGAGCTGTCGGTCAGCGTGCCGCTGATTCCGGCGATCAAGGCCCGCGTGCGCGAGGTCGAGCTGAGCCAGTGCCAGGCCCTCGCCGGGCGCATTCTCGGCCTGGAAAGCGCCGAGCAGGTACGCGACGCCTTGCACCAGCATCAGCAATCGACGCTGGCCCCTTCACTGGTCCTGGAGAACTGA
- a CDS encoding PTS transporter subunit EIIB: MFEKLQRAFWKALTPDLVPDQPKATIQTKNEAALGEAVIAALGGANNLKTRQRVALTRVRVELHDPTLLDATALAHAGVPGAMVLLGGVVHLLVGLSPT; this comes from the coding sequence ATGTTCGAGAAATTGCAGCGGGCGTTCTGGAAGGCCCTGACCCCGGACCTGGTGCCTGACCAGCCGAAAGCCACAATCCAAACCAAGAATGAGGCAGCCCTGGGGGAGGCCGTCATTGCGGCGCTGGGCGGTGCGAACAACCTCAAGACCCGACAGCGCGTGGCCCTGACCCGGGTGCGGGTGGAGTTGCATGATCCGACTTTGCTCGATGCCACGGCTTTGGCTCATGCCGGGGTGCCCGGGGCGATGGTGCTGCTCGGCGGCGTGGTGCATCTGCTTGTCGGGTTATCTCCGACGTAG
- a CDS encoding multicopper oxidase family protein: MSFTRRQILGGLAGLAVVGVGAGGASRYWLGKMADAEAGHDYQLIAAPLDVELVPGHKTEAWAFGPSAPGTELRVRQGEWLRVRFINHLPVATTIHWHGIRLPLEMDGVPYVSQLPVMPGEYFDYKFRVPDAGSYWYHPHVNSSEELGRGLVGPLIIEEREPTGFRYERTLSLKSWHVDEAGAFVPFSIPREAARGGTAGRLSTINGLSQAVVEIPAGQITRVRLLNLDNTLTYRINIPGVEAQIYALDGNPIEPRPLGKEYWLGPGMRICLAIKAPPAGEELALRNGPVRLGTLRSVANTDAPTEWPPALPANPIAEPDLDNAEKLNFNFEWVGSVSVNVDNGKPPSLWQINGKAWDITDKTCADRPIATLKKGQSYIFELKNMTQYQHPIHLHGMSFKVIASNRKKITPYFTDTYLLGKNERARVALVADNPGVWMFHCHVIDHMETGLMAAIEVA; this comes from the coding sequence ATGTCCTTTACCCGTCGACAGATACTCGGTGGTCTGGCCGGTCTTGCAGTGGTCGGCGTGGGCGCCGGTGGCGCGTCGCGTTACTGGCTGGGCAAGATGGCCGACGCCGAGGCGGGCCACGATTATCAACTGATCGCCGCACCGCTGGACGTCGAGCTGGTGCCGGGCCACAAGACCGAAGCCTGGGCCTTCGGCCCTTCCGCGCCGGGCACCGAGCTGCGGGTGCGCCAGGGCGAGTGGCTGCGGGTGCGCTTCATCAACCACCTGCCGGTGGCTACCACCATCCACTGGCACGGCATCCGCCTGCCACTGGAGATGGACGGCGTGCCTTACGTCTCGCAATTGCCAGTCATGCCGGGCGAGTACTTCGACTACAAGTTCCGCGTGCCGGATGCCGGCAGCTACTGGTACCACCCCCACGTCAACAGCAGCGAAGAACTGGGCCGCGGCCTGGTCGGCCCGCTGATCATCGAAGAGCGCGAGCCCACCGGCTTCAGGTACGAACGCACCCTGAGCCTGAAAAGCTGGCATGTGGATGAAGCCGGCGCCTTCGTGCCGTTCAGCATTCCCCGCGAGGCGGCGCGTGGCGGTACGGCGGGGCGCCTGTCGACCATCAACGGCTTGTCCCAGGCGGTGGTGGAGATCCCGGCCGGGCAGATCACCCGCGTGCGCCTGCTCAACCTCGACAACACCCTGACCTACCGCATCAACATCCCCGGTGTCGAAGCGCAGATCTACGCCCTGGACGGCAACCCCATCGAGCCGCGGCCGCTGGGCAAGGAATACTGGCTGGGGCCGGGCATGCGCATCTGCCTGGCGATCAAGGCACCGCCGGCCGGCGAAGAGCTGGCGCTGCGCAACGGCCCGGTGCGCCTGGGCACCTTGCGCTCGGTGGCCAACACCGACGCGCCGACCGAGTGGCCGCCCGCGTTGCCGGCCAACCCGATCGCCGAGCCGGACCTGGATAACGCCGAGAAGCTCAACTTCAACTTCGAGTGGGTTGGCTCGGTCTCGGTGAACGTGGACAATGGCAAACCACCGAGCCTCTGGCAGATCAACGGCAAGGCCTGGGACATCACCGACAAGACCTGCGCCGACCGCCCGATCGCCACGCTCAAGAAGGGCCAGAGCTACATTTTCGAATTGAAGAACATGACTCAGTACCAGCACCCGATCCACTTGCACGGCATGAGCTTCAAGGTCATCGCCTCGAACCGCAAGAAGATCACCCCTTACTTCACCGACACCTACCTGCTGGGCAAGAACGAGCGAGCCCGGGTGGCGCTGGTGGCGGATAACCCGGGGGTGTGGATGTTCCATTGCCATGTGATCGACCACATGGAAACCGGCCTGATGGCCGCCATCGAGGTGGCCTGA
- a CDS encoding lysoplasmalogenase, which yields MGWLILALMGAATFLYGLSIHATLLCLLVKPLPVLALLGWLHDAPPSDYRRWISLGLLFSLLGDVLLAWPADLFVFGLGAFLVAHLAYLKAYTSDCRRLAPLPLLLALVAGAALLGLLISHGLGPLLVPVIVYGLAISAMLWRALARLGSDVPKRSAQLAAAGAVAFVFSDSVIGISRFVVAFDAAPYLIILSYWLGQWGIAASAFRQKPR from the coding sequence ATGGGCTGGCTGATCCTGGCGCTGATGGGCGCGGCGACCTTCCTCTACGGCCTGAGCATCCACGCCACCCTGCTGTGCCTGCTGGTCAAGCCGCTGCCGGTGCTGGCCCTGCTCGGCTGGCTGCACGATGCGCCTCCCAGCGACTATCGCCGCTGGATCAGCCTCGGCCTGTTGTTCTCCCTGCTCGGCGACGTGCTGCTGGCCTGGCCCGCGGACCTGTTCGTGTTCGGCCTCGGCGCCTTCCTGGTCGCGCACCTGGCCTATCTCAAGGCCTATACCAGCGATTGCCGGCGCCTGGCGCCCTTGCCCCTGCTGCTGGCCCTGGTCGCCGGCGCGGCGTTGCTGGGCCTTTTGATCAGCCATGGCCTGGGCCCGTTGCTGGTGCCGGTGATCGTCTACGGCCTGGCCATCAGTGCCATGCTCTGGCGCGCCCTGGCCCGCCTGGGCAGCGACGTGCCCAAGCGCTCGGCGCAACTGGCCGCCGCCGGCGCCGTGGCCTTCGTGTTCTCCGACAGCGTGATCGGCATCAGCCGTTTTGTGGTGGCCTTCGATGCCGCGCCCTACCTGATCATCCTCAGTTACTGGCTGGGGCAATGGGGGATTGCGGCGTCGGCCTTCCGCCAGAAGCCCCGCTGA
- the cmoA gene encoding carboxy-S-adenosyl-L-methionine synthase CmoA — protein sequence MSKEPDRLFAQPLAQVPDFAFNEDVVRVFPDMIKRSVPGYPTIVENLGVLAAQFAQPNSVLYDLGSSLGAVTQALRRHVRTDGCRVIAVDNSAAMVERCREYLNGQDSMFQELLPVEVIEGDILALEFQPASVVALNFTLQFIAPEQRLALLGRIRQALLPGGALILSEKLRFNDPEEHALLTDLHVAFKRANGYSELEIAQKRSAIENVMKPDSLEEHRERLLAAGFSKVVPWFQCLNFASLIALP from the coding sequence GTGAGCAAAGAACCCGACCGCCTTTTCGCCCAGCCCCTGGCCCAGGTGCCCGACTTCGCCTTCAACGAGGACGTGGTGCGGGTGTTCCCGGACATGATCAAGCGCTCGGTGCCGGGTTACCCGACCATTGTCGAGAACCTCGGCGTGCTCGCCGCCCAGTTCGCCCAACCCAACAGCGTGCTCTACGACCTGGGTTCGTCCCTCGGCGCCGTGACCCAGGCCCTGCGCCGCCATGTGCGCACCGACGGCTGCCGGGTGATTGCGGTGGACAACTCGGCAGCCATGGTCGAGCGCTGCCGCGAGTACCTCAACGGCCAGGACTCGATGTTCCAGGAGCTGTTGCCGGTCGAAGTGATCGAAGGCGACATCCTTGCCCTGGAGTTCCAGCCGGCCTCGGTGGTGGCGCTGAACTTCACCCTGCAATTCATCGCCCCCGAACAGCGCTTGGCCCTGCTCGGGCGCATTCGCCAGGCGCTGCTGCCCGGCGGCGCGCTGATCCTCTCAGAGAAGCTGCGCTTCAATGATCCCGAGGAGCATGCACTGCTCACCGACCTGCACGTCGCCTTCAAGCGCGCCAACGGCTACAGCGAACTGGAAATCGCCCAGAAACGCAGCGCCATCGAAAACGTCATGAAGCCCGACAGCCTCGAAGAACACCGCGAACGCCTGCTGGCCGCCGGGTTCTCGAAAGTCGTGCCGTGGTTCCAGTGTCTTAACTTTGCCTCGTTGATTGCCTTGCCATGA
- a CDS encoding maltoporin, with amino-acid sequence MKTTINRGLAASCVCLALPFPAQALEFAGYLRSGLGTSVNSSSQSCFQLPGAQSKYRLGNECEQYAELELRQDLYTLADGSVFSVDAMASLYNQYDRSLTFQGDNGSARMPQMYAQWSNMPSLNGGSLWAGRRYYKRNDIHISDFYYWNQSATGGGIEDVLIGDLKYSYAFSRKDNLYQKDYINRHDFNVAGFKTNPGGELELGLSYIDKPDSRDAHRGWAITAQHVQKDFLGGKNKLALQYGEGPGTGLGYTGNVQLDDSNKSYRLVEFFDWQLTPRFGGQVEAIYQKDIRPDGNDQNWISLGIRPAYAISEQFKLVTELGHDQVEAPGGTRKLSKFTFAPTWSPKGPEFWARPEVRLYYTYASWNQAAKRAANELAAGSALSDTGVFGTARHGANVGLQVEYWWK; translated from the coding sequence ATGAAAACAACAATAAATCGCGGCCTTGCGGCCTCCTGCGTCTGCCTGGCCCTGCCGTTCCCGGCCCAGGCCCTGGAGTTCGCCGGTTACCTGCGCAGCGGTCTCGGGACCTCGGTCAACAGCAGCTCGCAGTCGTGTTTCCAACTGCCCGGCGCGCAGTCCAAATACCGCCTGGGCAACGAATGCGAACAGTACGCCGAGCTGGAACTGCGCCAGGACCTCTACACCCTGGCCGACGGCTCGGTATTCAGCGTCGACGCCATGGCGTCGCTCTATAACCAGTACGACCGCAGCCTGACCTTCCAGGGCGACAACGGCTCGGCGCGCATGCCGCAGATGTATGCCCAGTGGTCGAACATGCCCAGCCTCAATGGCGGCTCGTTGTGGGCCGGCCGGCGTTACTACAAGCGCAACGACATTCATATCTCCGACTTCTACTACTGGAACCAGAGCGCCACCGGAGGCGGCATCGAGGACGTGTTGATCGGCGACCTGAAATACAGCTACGCGTTCTCGCGCAAGGACAACCTGTACCAGAAGGACTACATCAACCGGCACGATTTCAACGTCGCCGGTTTCAAGACCAACCCCGGCGGCGAGCTGGAACTGGGCCTGAGCTACATCGACAAGCCCGACAGTCGCGACGCCCATCGGGGTTGGGCGATCACCGCCCAGCACGTGCAAAAGGACTTCCTGGGTGGCAAGAACAAGCTGGCGCTGCAGTACGGCGAAGGCCCGGGCACCGGGCTGGGTTACACCGGCAATGTGCAACTGGACGACAGCAACAAGAGCTACCGGCTGGTGGAGTTCTTCGACTGGCAACTGACCCCGCGCTTTGGCGGGCAGGTCGAAGCGATCTATCAGAAAGACATCCGCCCCGACGGTAACGACCAGAACTGGATCTCCCTGGGTATCCGCCCGGCCTATGCGATCAGCGAGCAGTTCAAGCTGGTCACCGAGCTGGGCCACGATCAGGTCGAGGCCCCCGGTGGTACGCGCAAGCTCAGCAAGTTCACCTTCGCCCCGACCTGGTCACCCAAGGGCCCGGAATTCTGGGCGCGCCCCGAGGTGCGTCTGTACTACACCTATGCCAGCTGGAACCAGGCCGCCAAGCGCGCGGCGAACGAGTTGGCGGCGGGCTCGGCGCTGTCCGATACCGGCGTCTTCGGCACGGCCAGGCATGGTGCGAACGTCGGATTGCAGGTCGAGTACTGGTGGAAATAA
- a CDS encoding protease inhibitor I42 family protein encodes MSPIRLLLPLSLALLAACASQPKQNVTVENQSECPVQLSNGQNLILTLPSNPTTGYRWAIQDSAGGVLRKVSPEVYSNPEDSGLVGSAGQSTWRFQAFAAGTGRLLLTYQQPWAPEVAPVKAFDCAISVK; translated from the coding sequence ATGTCACCGATTCGTCTGTTGCTACCCCTCAGCCTTGCCCTGCTCGCCGCCTGCGCCAGTCAACCCAAGCAAAACGTCACAGTCGAGAACCAGAGCGAATGCCCAGTGCAACTGAGCAACGGGCAAAACCTGATCCTGACCCTGCCGAGCAACCCGACCACAGGTTATCGCTGGGCAATCCAGGACTCGGCCGGCGGCGTGCTGCGCAAAGTCAGCCCCGAGGTCTACAGCAACCCCGAAGACAGCGGCCTGGTGGGCAGCGCCGGCCAGTCCACCTGGCGCTTCCAGGCCTTCGCCGCCGGCACCGGGCGCCTGCTGCTGACCTACCAGCAACCCTGGGCCCCGGAAGTCGCGCCAGTGAAAGCCTTCGACTGCGCCATTTCGGTCAAGTGA
- the cmoB gene encoding tRNA 5-methoxyuridine(34)/uridine 5-oxyacetic acid(34) synthase CmoB, with translation MIDLSPLARRLAGTPLADWANTLQAQLDTKMEKGHGDLERWQSALDALPKIQPSTVDLLNGLTLDTDCDDATRAQMRTALMGLSPWRKGPFDLFGVHVDTEWRSDWKWSRVAPHLNLQGKRILDVGCGNGYYMWRMLGAGAHSVIGVDPNWLFFCQFQAVQRYLSEPAVWHLPFPFEDLPPNLEGFDTVFSMGVFYHRRSPIEHLLALKDCLVKGGELVLETLVVEGDQHQVLVPEDRYAQMRNVWFLPSVPALELWLRRAGFSNVRCVDVSVTSVEEQRGTEWMKYQSLSDFLDPNDHSKTIEGLPAPMRAVIVARK, from the coding sequence ATGATCGATCTGTCCCCCCTCGCTCGCCGGCTGGCCGGTACGCCGCTGGCCGACTGGGCCAACACCCTGCAAGCGCAACTCGACACCAAGATGGAAAAGGGCCACGGCGACCTGGAGCGCTGGCAGAGCGCGCTGGACGCGCTGCCGAAGATCCAGCCAAGTACGGTCGACCTGCTCAACGGCTTGACCCTGGACACCGACTGCGACGATGCCACCCGCGCCCAGATGCGCACCGCGCTGATGGGCCTGTCGCCCTGGCGCAAGGGCCCGTTCGACCTGTTCGGCGTGCACGTGGACACCGAATGGCGTTCGGACTGGAAATGGTCGCGGGTCGCGCCGCACCTGAACCTGCAAGGCAAACGCATCCTCGATGTCGGCTGCGGCAACGGCTACTACATGTGGCGCATGCTCGGCGCCGGCGCCCACAGCGTGATCGGCGTCGACCCGAACTGGCTGTTCTTCTGCCAGTTCCAGGCGGTGCAGCGCTACCTGTCGGAGCCCGCGGTGTGGCACCTGCCGTTCCCGTTCGAGGACCTGCCGCCCAACCTGGAAGGCTTCGACACGGTGTTTTCCATGGGCGTGTTCTACCACCGTCGCTCGCCGATCGAGCATCTGCTGGCGCTCAAGGACTGCCTGGTCAAGGGCGGCGAACTGGTGCTGGAAACCCTGGTGGTGGAAGGCGACCAGCATCAGGTGCTGGTGCCGGAAGACCGCTACGCGCAGATGCGCAACGTATGGTTCCTGCCGTCGGTGCCGGCCCTGGAACTGTGGCTGCGCCGTGCCGGCTTCAGCAATGTGCGTTGCGTGGATGTGAGCGTGACCAGCGTCGAGGAACAGCGCGGCACCGAGTGGATGAAGTACCAGTCGCTGAGCGACTTCCTCGACCCCAACGACCACAGCAAGACCATCGAAGGCCTGCCGGCGCCGATGCGCGCCGTTATCGTCGCCAGGAAGTGA